The Choristoneura fumiferana chromosome Z, NRCan_CFum_1, whole genome shotgun sequence DNA window TTTGAAAGGAAAGGGTGGATCACAAGGTTTACAGGGCTTGCAAGGTTTATATGGGGGAGGCGGTAGACACGGCACAACTCGACATGGCTTTGGTCCACACGGCTTTTTGCACCGTTTTTTACAACATTTAGGTTCGCATGAAGAACGGCATACAATCATTCTGCATTTCACTGGTCTGCAAGGTCCCGGTGGTGAGCAAACTACGGGACAAGGACCACAGGGAGGTGGTCGAGCTGGTGGTGGTGTCCATTCCAACATCAATTCATTTCTGGCCAAGGGTGCTCCACTTATTCTACGAATGACCAGTTCAAATACTCCACGGCGAGGATtattcacatttgaaattttaacgGGTGCCTTCTCTTCACCACTATTAGCTGCAACAATACATTTGGGGCCTTGGCATGGTTCTCTCCCGTGCACTGGGCAAAACTCCCTTGGTCCAATTTTAACATGTGATATAGTTGCGATAATATCTCCTTTAGTTCCAGGTGCCGCCGGGCATGGTTTTTCTGGATCTTTAATGCTTACAGCTTTTGAGGGACTAGTTCCAGCTGAACacccttttgtttttttttctttttgatcgGAAGGTATTGATGATGAGCTAGTTTTTTTATCAGTTTTTCCCGACCTTCTACACTTTTTTTCCTGTTTAAGTGGTGCTACTATTACTGTGCGATTTAAGCCTGATTGTGATCCCATCCCGTGTTCTTTAgatttttcattttcttctaaGTAACAAATAACATCAGAATACCGCATGCTCCCCGATAAAGGCCTCTGCATATTACTCCGACAGGGTGCAGTCGACGTGCTATAGATAGAACTACAATCAGAAATGGTGCCGCAGTAGGCGCTAGGATTGTATTGTAATACACTCTGCGTGGGAGCAGCCTGAAAGCATTTGTTAATCGAAGCTGTGGCTTGTGTTCCTGACGTGCGATGGCGGCAGGACTCGTCAAAGAGCGTCATATAAACAGTGGTTTCCTTTTTTCCAAATATAGGCTCAACAACGTCCATCTTTGTACTATAAATACTGCAAGTGTCATCATTAGTAAGATAATTCACGGTATCTGAAAATGATACGCTGCGCCTCTTTGATCTAAGAGTCCATGTACTGGGCGACGAAGAAAATGAGCCAAGTTTAGACGTGGTACTCGACTCTTTTGGCAAAGAAACATAAAGCTGTAAGCAGCCGTTATTAACTTTTTCAAAAACGATATCAGGAAGAGATTCCTTTTTTTGGCACTTATCTAATGTATCTTCGATAAAATGATTGATTAAGTTATTTTGTTCTTCTGTACTCGACGCTCTTATGATCTGTTTCTGTTCTTCGGTTAATTCTTGATACAACGGCATACTCGGCAATGCACCTACGACCAGTGGACGAACCTTAATTTTTCGTTATTGGAAAACAACAATACCTATAGCTATTGTTCACTGATAGTGGTATCTATATGAAGGTGATGACTTGATGATGAGAGTATTTCAAGTATAAGAGAATCTTGGACGGTTATGTTTAGTTCCTTCAGCATTAGAAATAAGGCAATCTGGAcctgtgtatttatttaaaaaaaacttaacaacaTATGAAAAGTGACCTTTTGTCTAATGCTGAATAAAACTTCTAAAACACTTTTCAGGTAGCAAAAGCTCTACGATTCTAATAAATCATACAGGCTAacgaaacaataaaatcaaGATACGCCAGGacgtattttagcaaaaacgttcCAATGCGCTGTCAtgttattatttcatttcactTTTGATGTCACTGAAATTAGttccaaaatcaaaaaaataattgttgtggtttggaacgtttttgctaaaatacgtCCCTGATTGTTCAGTTATTACCAGATTAGATTCTTTAGCGCAAAACCTAGTATAGCTATGCTTAGTTGAAATTCCTCCTCTAGTGTACAGTAAAAGCTTTGTAATGCCATAATCATTAAAGTTACAGATCTGTCATACTATAAACTGTTTTTGGTCTTTGTCTGGCCAAGagaaatgtcaaagtgacaaaaagaaaaatgaagCTTAAGTTAACAGaaacttctgctgctgactgtaacACGTAATCTAACCGCTATAGGTTCTTTTGCTTTTATCCGAAACGCCGCACTGTTGATTTGACAACTGTCACATATCCGGTTCTCTGTCGTGTCAAATTATTGTATGCAATATGATGCTGCtcgattattttaaattatttaaggttTGGTAGTTATgagtaaactaaactaaaacttaattattttttctgcgATGCAGActagtgaaaaaatatatatgtagattaaagatttaaaaaaataaacctggTTCAGTAAATTTTTCTCGACCAAACGAGCTTTACATACATTTTCAGTAGGTAGCCATAAGATAGATACTCAACTACATAATGTCTATCAGTTTTAAAGTATTGTGATCAATTTCATTAGACATAGTTTGCCACTGGGCGTAGACTGTGATTACTTTAAGAAGacttaggtacatatttgattattttactGCGCTGAATCACGGGAGTTTGACAAAGGTAGGCAAATAACGGTCTACATCCATTAGAAAATATGTCATGCGTAATATAATATGTTTCTTAACACATTTACAACGAGAAGTAGAGCATAAACCCCTGCATAACGAGGAAAAATTAGGTGACACGGAATTTACAGAGTAACCGGTAATGTGATGTGATGTGGATGGTCACCTATCGTAAATTGCTAAAAACGTTTATTAAATCAATGGTTCgaaaacttttcattttatcGTCACGTGGGCGATGACAAAACCTAAGGGGTACATACTTCCCGttgttgtcctagaaacttgtaaTTTGCTATGAAAATAGCTCTTATAGCCAAACCAAGAAGAAAATTCCGATATTTCGAATCAAATTCCAAAACGAAATTCTGACTATACTTATGTAAAGACATCCTTCAATTTAAACCTACGTAAAAAAGAGCCATAGCAATCTGCCGGTCAATATTATCGTCTATTTGCTGGGAATTATGTGATCCCGCTCAGCCACCGTATTAAGGaagcttatatattattatgtattttgcaACAAAAGCTCCCTGTAAATTTTCTGCTCAGTGTTAAACATGCTGGCCGTTAAAAGAGGCAGGCAATCGATGATATTCGTGGAAGTTTGGcccaggtgaaaagttgtattgAAAATTATGATATGAGGGAAAGAAAAAATAGTCTCTCAACATCAATTTATTCAGTACCTACAATCAAACGAAGGTAGAATTATTAAGTCACACTGAATTTAGCATTTTCGGCAACAATCGCGACAGCATGGTACACATTGTGCAGTACGCGTGTCTTTGACGGGCACGACTTTCTCTTGAGTCACAACTGGCGTTATGAACTGGTACTCGAGCTTAGACTTTCGTCCTGGCATCTCGACTGTCTTTCCGATGCGTAGCTTTATAACTTGCTTGGGGAAGTCGTAAACAACTCCGGGATAATCTTCCGCA harbors:
- the LOC141434565 gene encoding uncharacterized protein isoform X2, which translates into the protein MARHDSKSSIKQDDGLFLLEVLIDKIVFTKSPCFSDKDFRTCVNIECPAVEPLEICDDDPGVCVAKSGGPFVKTFNNGKSCLFSLKEGDISRAMSKFPVKVSVSKALPCGCLPTKIVMGEATIDMTKEFVQARKKFLEDPNSVSYQALKDSFRILAPDGSEAGDIIMFLRISCFGKLIITRFQGAGGPPNLGGGVAGGSGVVDRSCNPRKDFQTAQSPCACGAARGHSAGSGAGGGAPCSGGGGGLCPPARDPYNSTPCEDPDDPCYCSGPKPPTKQQMLCRNTDQYCLHVPKGALPSMPLYQELTEEQKQIIRASSTEEQNNLINHFIEDTLDKCQKKESLPDIVFEKVNNGCLQLYVSLPKESSTTSKLGSFSSSPSTWTLRSKRRSVSFSDTVNYLTNDDTCSIYSTKMDVVEPIFGKKETTVYMTLFDESCRHRTSGTQATASINKCFQAAPTQSVLQYNPSAYCGTISDCSSIYSTSTAPCRSNMQRPLSGSMRYSDVICYLEENEKSKEHGMGSQSGLNRTVIVAPLKQEKKCRRSGKTDKKTSSSSIPSDQKEKKTKGCSAGTSPSKAVSIKDPEKPCPAAPGTKGDIIATISHVKIGPREFCPVHGREPCQGPKCIVAANSGEEKAPVKISNVNNPRRGVFELVIRRISGAPLARNELMLEWTPPPARPPPCGPCPVVCSPPGPCRPVKCRMIA